CGGACCCACGGAACAATCTCGTCGGTCACGTAGTCGGCGTAGCGACCGGTCGCGGAGGAGTTGAGGTACTGGCTGCCCCCGAGCGAGGTCAGGCAGTCCGGGCCGACCATGAGCGCCGGAGGCGCCGCCCCGGTGCGGATCAACCGGTCGAGTCGGCCGACGAGAGAGTCGTCGAGGAACTTGCCGCGCTGGAAGTGCTGGTGGCCCGAGCCGGAGTAGCCGCTCAGGAGCACCAGCAGCGGCAGTCCGTCGCGCGCCCCTCCCGGCGGGAGGTAGACGGGCAGGTCGCGGTCGGTCGGATCGTCCCACGGGTTGCCGCGCAGGACGGCGCTCGCGTGGCGGTGGATCTCGACCGTGCCCGCCAGGCGACGGGGGAACTGCACCTCGCTGCGGGCCTCGACGGGGACGCGCCAGGCCGGCATCTCGCGGGTTATCGACTCCCCGCGAGTTAAAGTCCGTGCGGTTGATGCGACGTGGCGAGGAGGGGCCCGGACGCGGGAATGACCGACGTGGAGCGCCTGGGCCGCTCGGCGTTCGAGGGAGAGCGCCTGCAGCGACCGGGAACCTGGGCGGTGGCGTTCCTCGCGGACTGGTGCCCGTTTTGCCGATCGTTCGGGCCGGAGTTCGAGGGGCTGGGAGGCCCGGGGGCCCACCGGCTGGCGATCGCGGACATCTCGGAGGTGGACGACCCCCGCTGGGAGACGTTCCACATCGACGTCGTTCCGACCGTGATCGTCTTTCGCGACGGCGCGAGCACCGCGCGACGGGATGGGGTCCTCGGTCGCGGTCTCGCGGATGCCGACCTCGCCGCCCTCCGCGCGGAACTCGAGCGCGCCTAGGCTAGGGCGGCCGGGCGCGCCGAGGGAGGGCGCGCGGGTAAAAGGCGGCGCGGACTGGCGCGGGCGTGACGACTGGGCCCGCGCCCCCGCCCGACGCCGGCCGACCGGTGGCCCTCGTGACCGGTGGCGGGACCGGCATCGGCCGCGCGATCGCCGCCGGCCTGGCCGCCGACGGCTACGATCTCGCCATCGCAAGCCGCTCGCCCACCCACCTCGCGGACGGCGCCGGCGAGCTGCGGAAGGGCGGGGCCCGCGTGCTGGCGATCCCGACGGACGTGCGCGTTGCCGAGCAGGTCGACCGGATGGTCGACGCGGTCCGGGCCGAGTATGGTCGGCTTGACCTGCTCGTGAACAATGCGGCCGGCAACTTCCTCGCCCCCGCCGAGAAGATCTCCCCGAACGGCTGGCGCGCGGTCGTCGGCATCGTGCTGGACGGAACGTTCCTGTGCTCGCGGGCCGCGTTCCCGCAGCTCGCCCGCGCGCCGCGTCCCTCGATCGTCAACATCGTTGCCGCCTACGCCTGGATGGCCGGTCCCGGCACCGCGCATTCGGCCGCCGCGAAGGCCGGCGTGCTCGCGCTCACGCGCACGCTCGCGGTCGAATGGGCCCGCCACGGCATCCGGGTGAACGCGGTCGCGCCGGGGCCGGTGCGCACGGAGGGCACCGACCGCCAGCTCTGGCTCTCCGAACCCCTCGTCGAGGCGATCCGGCAGGCGATCCCGCTCGCTCGCTTCGGGACGGTCGACGAGATCGCGGACGCCGTGCGCTTCCTCGCGAGCCCCCGCGCGAGCTACATCACCGGGCAGGTCCTCGCGGTGGACGGCGGCCAGTGGCTGGGCAAGGGCGTGCTCCCGCTCGTCGATGAGCTCGAGCAGCTCGCGCGTGCCGGGCCCGATCGGCGCGGGGGCGACGAACCCGTCAGGTGACCGGAACGTTCCGCTCGAGCAAGTAGGTGAGCACCACCCCGACGAACTGCTGGGGTCGCGTCAGGTGGGGCACGTGGCCCACGTCCGGCAGCTCGCGTACCTGGCCGTTCCGCAACAGCCGCGCCAGCGCCGCGGTGATCCGGTGGAGAAACGGCGGGCTCTGGCTTCCCTCGGTGAGTAGCACTGGGATCAGGAGCTCGGCGAGCGGCGCGGGCGCCGGTGAGAGGGTCTCGGGGTCGTCGAACTCCTCGACCCAGCGCGGTGCGTTCGCCCGGAAGCGGGCGCGGACGAGCTCGGGGAGTCGGTCCCAGGCGCCGGGCTCGCTCGAGAACTGGTCGACGAACTGGGCCGCGGCGGTCTCCACGTCCCCGGCGCGGACCAGCCGCTGGAGCGCCCGAATCCCGTCGAGCAGCCGTTCCGCCTCGGGCGCGGTCGCCGCGTCACCCGCGAGCAGCCCGACGTACGTGGGCTCGTGGGCGACCACGCTGCGGACCATCTCCGGCCGATCGACGGCGAGCCGGAGCGCGACCGCCGCGCCGTAGGAGTGGGCGACGACGTGGGCGGGGTACAGGTCGAGCGCCTCGAGCAGCCCGGCGAGGTCCGCCGCGTCGTCGTGGACCGGGCGCGTCCTCGGCACCGCAGGACTCGCCCCGTGGCCGCGCCGATCGTAGGCGACGACCTGCATCGACTGCTCGAAGCCCGGCACGACCTCCGACCAGCTAGAATGGTCGACCCAGGAACCGTGCACGAGGACGACCGGGTCCCCGGAGGTCCCGTGCAGCTCGTAGTAGAGCTGCGTCCCGTTCGCCTGCGCGCTCGGCATCGTCGCCCTCCGAGGGCGACGGGCGCCGTCGGCCCCTGCCGAGACCGCGTCGCGAGATAGCTTCGCGGTGGCGGCCCGGCGGCCTATATCCCGCGAGGGCCTCTTGCGCCCGAGGAGCAATCCTGAGCGCGATCTTCCAGCGGCCGCTGTGCGACATGGGGGCCGCGTACGACTTTGCGTTCCGGCCGCGAGTCGGGGACGCCGACACCGGGGCCGGCGGTCCGTGCGACGACCGTCCGCACCGGGTGGAGCTGTTCGCGGCGACCGCCGAGCCGGGGGCGACGGACGCCGCCTGGCGCGCGTTCTCGCTCTGCCCCGAGCACGAGGCCCAGCTGCGCGTCTACGACGGCCGGCTCGTCGCGCGGGGAAGCGCGAGCCGGTTCCGGGCCGCGTCGCCGCCGCAGGGGGCGCGGTGACCGACCTGCCGCTCGACGGACTCCAGAGCCGGGTCCGGCTGAACCAGGGGCCGGAGATGCCCGTTCTCGGGCTCGGGGTCTTCCAGACCGAGCCCGGCCCGACGACCCGGCACGCCGTCGCCTGGGCCCTCGCGGCCGGCTACCGGCTCATCGACACCGCGGCGCTCTACGGCAACGAGGCCGACGTCGGGGCGGCGGTCCGCGAGAGCGGGATCCCCCGCGAGGAGATCTTCGTCACCACGAAGCTCTGGCACACCGAGCACGGTCGCGACCGCGCGCGACGCGCCTTCGCGGCAAGCCGGGAGCGGCTCGGTCTCGATTACGTCGACCTCTACCTCATCCACTGGCCGCGGGCCGAGACGCCCGAGGCGCGCCTCGCGTCCTGGGAGGCGCTCGAGGAGATCCACGCGGAGGGCCTCGCGCGCGCGGTCGGCGTCAGCAACTATGCGATCCGGCACCTCGAGGAGATCGTCCACCGCTCCCACCTCGTCCCGGCGGTGAACCAGGTCGAGTTCCACCCGTTCCTGTACGACCCGACCGTACTCCGCTACGCCGCCGAGCACGGGATCCGGGTGCAGGCGTACAGCCCCCTGACCCGCAACCGGCGGCTCGATGACCCCCGGATCGCCGCCATCGCTGAGGAGGTCGGACGGACGCCGGCGCAGGTCCTCGTCCGCTGGGGTCTCGAGCACGGCGTCGTCGAGATCCCGAAGTCGACGCACCGCGAACGGATCGAAGAGAACGCCCGGGTCTTCGACTTCGCGCTCTCCGGGGCGCAACGCGCGGCGCTCGACGCGCTCGCGGACCGCCGTCGCGTCACGCAGTGGAACCCGGAGGAGATCCCCTGACCGGAGCCCGCGCGGGGCGTTCCGCCCGCCGGGCGCGGTCGTGGCGACCAGACTTAATATACCCTGCCTCGGTCAGTCGTACCGAGCGCGCCCATGGTCAGCGTTGAGGTCGCCCACGAGAAGTGCACCGGGTGCACCCACTGCCGCGACGTCTGCCCGGTCACCGTCTTCGAGATGCAGCCTCGCGAGAACTGGCCGAACGTCGTCGACGATCCCCAGGTGGCGGCGAAGTTCCAGTTCCGGGCGGAGAAGTCGGCGGTGATCCACGGGCCGGACTGCATCATGTGCGAGGCCTGCCTGTTCGAGTGCGAGGGCGAGTGCATCACGATCGTCGACGACGAAGGGACCGTCCACCACTCGACGTACAAGTAGGGCGACCCGCCCGCTAGAACGCGGGGTGCTTCGGCCGGTAGAAGGCGCTGCGCACCTCCGGGGGATGCCCGTCCGCCGGGAAGCGGACGCGCACCGCGCTCGAGCGCCCGAACGCGGTGAACTCCAGCGAGTACCAGACCGCCACCCAGTCGCCGGCGGCCGAGCGGAACGCCTCGCCGAAGTGGTACGTCCCGTCCAGCACGCGGCTGAATCGACGCGCGAGCCCGTACGACCAGTCGAGCGCCTCGCCGGCCGAGCTCGGGGCGCCGGAGTGGGGGGGAGGGTCGAGCGGGGCCTCGATCGAGTTCGGCCCGTCGACGATCCCCCGGCCGAGCCGGTACCGCGCCCAGGTCGTGCGGACCCGGCCGTCCCGGGCCGTCTCGTTGAGGAGGACCCAGGAGAACGGGTTCCCCGTCGGCACGACCGCCCC
This portion of the Thermoplasmata archaeon genome encodes:
- a CDS encoding thioredoxin family protein — encoded protein: MTDVERLGRSAFEGERLQRPGTWAVAFLADWCPFCRSFGPEFEGLGGPGAHRLAIADISEVDDPRWETFHIDVVPTVIVFRDGASTARRDGVLGRGLADADLAALRAELERA
- a CDS encoding aldo/keto reductase, encoding MPVLGLGVFQTEPGPTTRHAVAWALAAGYRLIDTAALYGNEADVGAAVRESGIPREEIFVTTKLWHTEHGRDRARRAFAASRERLGLDYVDLYLIHWPRAETPEARLASWEALEEIHAEGLARAVGVSNYAIRHLEEIVHRSHLVPAVNQVEFHPFLYDPTVLRYAAEHGIRVQAYSPLTRNRRLDDPRIAAIAEEVGRTPAQVLVRWGLEHGVVEIPKSTHRERIEENARVFDFALSGAQRAALDALADRRRVTQWNPEEIP
- a CDS encoding alpha/beta hydrolase; protein product: MPSAQANGTQLYYELHGTSGDPVVLVHGSWVDHSSWSEVVPGFEQSMQVVAYDRRGHGASPAVPRTRPVHDDAADLAGLLEALDLYPAHVVAHSYGAAVALRLAVDRPEMVRSVVAHEPTYVGLLAGDAATAPEAERLLDGIRALQRLVRAGDVETAAAQFVDQFSSEPGAWDRLPELVRARFRANAPRWVEEFDDPETLSPAPAPLAELLIPVLLTEGSQSPPFLHRITAALARLLRNGQVRELPDVGHVPHLTRPQQFVGVVLTYLLERNVPVT
- a CDS encoding SDR family oxidoreductase, producing MTTGPAPPPDAGRPVALVTGGGTGIGRAIAAGLAADGYDLAIASRSPTHLADGAGELRKGGARVLAIPTDVRVAEQVDRMVDAVRAEYGRLDLLVNNAAGNFLAPAEKISPNGWRAVVGIVLDGTFLCSRAAFPQLARAPRPSIVNIVAAYAWMAGPGTAHSAAAKAGVLALTRTLAVEWARHGIRVNAVAPGPVRTEGTDRQLWLSEPLVEAIRQAIPLARFGTVDEIADAVRFLASPRASYITGQVLAVDGGQWLGKGVLPLVDELEQLARAGPDRRGGDEPVR
- a CDS encoding 4Fe-4S dicluster domain-containing protein gives rise to the protein MVSVEVAHEKCTGCTHCRDVCPVTVFEMQPRENWPNVVDDPQVAAKFQFRAEKSAVIHGPDCIMCEACLFECEGECITIVDDEGTVHHSTYK